The DNA window TAGAAATCGAAATGCGGCCGCTGTCGTTCGATGCCGTCCGCCAGTGCGGCGGCAGCACCGATCTCGTGCCCGGATCCGATCAGCGATCGTGCCTGTGTGAAGAACTCGTCCATGGCAACGGCGTTGTGCACGCTGCGCCCGGCGTTGAAGTCCGCGACGGGACGGCGCTCCGACTCGTAGGTGCTCAGCAGACGCGGACTCGACCAGCCGCGCAGCACACCGTGCAGCTTCCAGGCGAGGTTGTGAGCGTCCTGGATGCCGGTATTCATGCCGAAGCCACCGGTCGGCGGGAAGCTGTGCGCCGCATCGCCGGCCACGAATACCCGCTGGTGGACGTCGCTCCACCGGTCGACGGCCGTCGTACCCATCGCCCACGTCCGGACCGACTCGATCGTGATGTCGATGTCGGCAGCACCAATGGCCGATCGGACCAGGCGCTCACATTCGTTCTGGTCGGGCATCGCCGACGGGTTGATATCCATGCCGGTCAGCTCGAGTAGCCAAGTACCGCGTTGCGGCGAGACGGTGATGAGCACCCCGTGTACGTCATCGTTGACAACCCAGTACAGGGCGCTCTCATTACCTCCGACTACAGCGCCGAGATCGGCGGTGAAATGGATGTCCAACATCGTTCCGAGTGGTGCGGACGCCTCGACCGTGATGCCGACGCGCTGGCGCAACCGACCGTGAATTCCCTCGGCGAGAATCACATACGAAGCGCGGAGAGCGGAACCGTCCGCTCGTACCGCGCCGATCCCCTCGGAATCGGCGAGCAGATCGGCGATCTCCACACCCGACTCGACGCTGACCGAGGGGTAGTTGTGCAACTCACGCAGCGCGAGTGTCTGCAGCTCGTTCTGCGGACAGATCAGTGGCAGCACCGGACTCGCCGATACCGTCCGCATCAGCTTCTCGGCGTCCCCCACCATGTCTATCTCGCCGAGTTCGGCACCGACCAGGGTGGTGTGGAAACTGACCCGACTCAACGCCTCCAGGCTGGTGCCGACGTCCTGCGCCGGCCCGAGAAGATCGAGGTCTCGGAGTATTTCCGCGGTACGAACATTGACCATCGTGGCCCGCGGATGTATGGACGCACTCGACCGGCTCTCCACCAGATGGGTGCGAATCCCCTGGCGGCCCAACAGATGTGCGGCGATCAGGCCGGTCGGACCACCACCGACAATCAAGACCTCGCAGTCCTCGACACTCATAGTGGCACCTCGTGTCGAGGCCGCACGGGCACACCGTCGGCGGCGACCACGTACAGCGTGCGGTCGAGATAGTTCGTGATGGCGGCGTCCACTCGATGACGAAAAGCGATGCGCGCCACCGTGGCTATCGGCAGGCCGATGGCGATCGCCGAACCCAGCGCGCTGACGAAAACAGCCAGTGCTGCTTTCTCACCGACCCCACCGGGTCTGGTGTAGCGGCGGATCCGTCCTGCCGCGAATCGAAATGCCGCGCCGGCCAGCAGGTCCGGACCGATCACCGCGGCATTTTCGCGTGCCGATTCGGCCCGCACCAACACCTCGGGCAGCACAGCGGTGATCCGCTCGCCGCTGGCGGCGCCTGTCTCGACCAGTTGCCGACCGAGCAGGCGCAGCCGTTGATGCTCGGCATCGGGCACACCGGCGGCACGCAGACCGAACGACGCCTCCCGCCGTCCCAACAACAACCACCGCAGGGTGGTGAACAGTGACACAAGTTGATTGGCGGTATCCGTCACCGCGATCACACCGAGGTGGCGAGCACCGGCGGCGGTGAGCATGCCGCGCATACTCACCGCCGCGGACGCCCACATATTGCGGCATGCGATGAACTGCACGACCGGCAGATCGGCCACCAGATCGGGGTAGCGCCGCACCACCGTTCGCATCGGAATCGACGGGTTGAGATACCACACCTGGTGCGCGAGGAGCACGAGATCTACATCATCGCTTGCTGGTCGACCGCCGTCCTCGATGGAGATGTCCACGGTCGCCTCGGTGTCGGCGGCCGCCGGAAATACACCGAAGAAACGACCGAGTGACCATGGAAACGGAAAGTCACCGGAGGTGGTGACTTCGATCCACCGGACGTCGCAACCGGCTTCTACCAGTGGCTCGAGAAAATGTTCGAGGCACTCACGCAGTTGTCCGGTCTGCGAAAACCAATACACCGCGATCACAGCGGGTTCGGCGCCGACATCCCGCACGGGCAGATCCCGAGGTACGGCGCTCATGAGTCTGTGCCGCCGACTGCCGTGAGGTGCATGTACGAAATCGCGAAACGCCCCGATTCCGGGACCATGCACAGCAGCGTGTCGCCCGGCGTGATGAGCTCGTCGCGCAGCATCTCGTCGAGAATCACGAAAATACTTGCGCTGCCGATATTCCCGACCCGGGTGAGATTGCTGTACCATACCTCGGGTCCCGGCCGTGGAACATCGCGCCGCGACAATTCGCCGAGCACCATCGACTTCATCCGCTCGCTCGAATAGTGCGCCGGAATCCATTTCAAGGTGGTC is part of the Nocardia sp. NBC_00565 genome and encodes:
- a CDS encoding FAD-dependent monooxygenase, with amino-acid sequence MSVEDCEVLIVGGGPTGLIAAHLLGRQGIRTHLVESRSSASIHPRATMVNVRTAEILRDLDLLGPAQDVGTSLEALSRVSFHTTLVGAELGEIDMVGDAEKLMRTVSASPVLPLICPQNELQTLALRELHNYPSVSVESGVEIADLLADSEGIGAVRADGSALRASYVILAEGIHGRLRQRVGITVEASAPLGTMLDIHFTADLGAVVGGNESALYWVVNDDVHGVLITVSPQRGTWLLELTGMDINPSAMPDQNECERLVRSAIGAADIDITIESVRTWAMGTTAVDRWSDVHQRVFVAGDAAHSFPPTGGFGMNTGIQDAHNLAWKLHGVLRGWSSPRLLSTYESERRPVADFNAGRSVHNAVAMDEFFTQARSLIGSGHEIGAAAALADGIERQRPHFDFYGQARGFVYSSDGNHPAPVVADVVDYHPRVTVGAVAPHVWLEADGRRTAVSDLTNGTFALLTSVEGAAEWQDSFGAWASVLGDIPLRVWPVSPVPRPDALHDFRDDALGVFGLSGGAAIVVRPDGHIGAILPGADPHGELARYLNSILGEKAVTS